One segment of uncultured Tolumonas sp. DNA contains the following:
- a CDS encoding chemotaxis protein CheV has translation MASILDSVNQLTQLVGQNRLELLLFRLNGRQRFGINVFKVREVLQCPRLTAMPKLHPFVRGVAHIRGQTISVIDLSMATGGRPVQDLTQAFIIIAEYNRSVQGFLVGNVERIINMNWESILPPPKGAGRYNYMTAVTEIDGELIEILDVEKILDEISPVNTDVSEAVVASSEEHHTRGSLVMVADDSSVARKQVQKALNAIGVECIMAKDGKDALNMLKDMAKKGPITDQIRVLISDIEMPEMDGYTLTAEIRSNPELKGLHVILHTSLSGVFNHAMVQKVGADNFIAKFHPDELAKAVQDAM, from the coding sequence ATGGCAAGTATTTTGGATTCAGTAAACCAACTCACCCAATTGGTGGGTCAAAACCGATTGGAGTTATTGCTTTTCCGGCTGAATGGTCGTCAGCGATTTGGCATTAACGTCTTCAAGGTTCGTGAGGTACTACAATGCCCACGTTTAACGGCGATGCCAAAACTGCATCCTTTTGTTCGTGGTGTTGCTCATATTCGTGGACAAACTATTTCAGTTATCGACTTAAGTATGGCGACAGGTGGTAGACCAGTACAGGATTTGACCCAAGCGTTTATCATCATCGCTGAATATAACCGTTCTGTGCAGGGCTTCTTGGTTGGTAATGTTGAACGCATTATTAACATGAATTGGGAATCTATTTTACCGCCGCCAAAAGGTGCTGGTCGCTATAACTATATGACCGCAGTGACGGAAATTGATGGTGAACTGATTGAAATTCTGGACGTCGAAAAAATCCTGGATGAGATTTCACCAGTAAATACTGATGTCAGTGAAGCTGTTGTTGCTTCCAGTGAAGAACACCATACGCGTGGTTCTTTAGTTATGGTGGCTGATGATTCTTCTGTTGCGCGTAAACAAGTGCAGAAGGCGCTGAATGCTATCGGTGTTGAGTGTATTATGGCTAAAGACGGTAAAGATGCGCTTAATATGCTGAAAGATATGGCTAAAAAAGGGCCAATTACCGATCAGATCAGAGTGCTGATTTCAGATATTGAAATGCCGGAAATGGATGGTTATACATTGACCGCTGAAATCAGATCTAATCCTGAATTGAAAGGCTTACATGTTATACTGCACACCTCGTTAAGTGGCGTATTTAACCATGCGATGGTTCAAAAGGTTGGAGCAGATAATTTTATCGCTAAATTCCATCCGGATGAGCTGGCGAAGGCTGTTCAGGATGCCATGTAG
- a CDS encoding protein-glutamate O-methyltransferase CheR, translated as MKTLSEDLYKQFSAFLEAQVGIVLGPNKQYLVKSRLSPLMAANGFSSLEELITKAMNVRERELKMVVIDAMTTNETLWFRDIYPFQLLTDKLFPELGKNGKTIKIWSAASSSGQEPYSIAMTALEHQYKKPGTLSGGVQVVATDISLSMLNQCKEGVYDNLALARGLSTERKRQFFEPCADASRMKISERVKKLVTFRHFNLLDSYAPLGKFDLIFCRNVLIYFSPEIKSKILNQFANSLNPGGYLLLGASESLSGLTDRFEMVRCNPGIIYKLK; from the coding sequence ATGAAGACACTGTCCGAAGATCTTTATAAACAGTTCAGTGCCTTTTTGGAGGCTCAGGTCGGTATCGTCCTGGGCCCTAATAAGCAGTATCTGGTAAAAAGTCGTTTATCCCCTTTAATGGCTGCGAATGGTTTTTCTTCTCTGGAAGAATTGATCACCAAAGCAATGAATGTGCGGGAACGCGAATTGAAAATGGTAGTCATTGATGCAATGACTACTAACGAAACGCTATGGTTCCGGGATATTTATCCGTTTCAGTTACTAACAGATAAGCTTTTCCCTGAATTAGGCAAAAATGGAAAGACGATAAAAATATGGTCTGCGGCCAGTTCGTCTGGTCAAGAGCCTTATTCAATCGCGATGACTGCGCTTGAGCATCAATATAAAAAACCGGGTACGTTGTCTGGTGGTGTTCAGGTAGTTGCAACTGACATTTCATTATCGATGCTGAATCAATGCAAAGAGGGTGTTTATGACAACCTGGCATTGGCTCGTGGTTTATCGACCGAACGTAAACGTCAATTTTTTGAGCCTTGTGCTGATGCTTCGCGGATGAAGATCTCTGAGCGTGTCAAAAAACTGGTTACCTTTCGTCATTTTAATTTGCTCGACAGCTATGCCCCATTAGGCAAATTCGACCTCATTTTTTGCCGCAACGTATTGATTTATTTTTCACCTGAAATCAAATCAAAAATTTTGAATCAATTTGCTAACTCATTGAATCCTGGTGGTTATCTGTTATTGGGTGCATCAGAATCATTGAGTGGTCTTACTGATCGTTTTGAAATGGTTCGCTGTAATCCCGGCATTATCTACAAGCTCAAATAA
- the flgB gene encoding flagellar basal body rod protein FlgB, with protein sequence MAISFDKAFGIHQYTIGARSQRAEVLAENIANADTPGYKSRDVDFSALLGQAQSGQSGSVNLSRTDELHIAGTSSLNSGVMYRNPIQADTGDGNTVDINQERTAFMQNSIEYQTSLSFLNSKISGLLKAIKGDS encoded by the coding sequence ATGGCCATATCATTCGATAAAGCATTCGGTATCCATCAATATACGATTGGCGCAAGATCGCAGCGCGCAGAAGTGTTAGCTGAAAATATTGCTAATGCGGATACCCCTGGTTACAAGTCGCGAGATGTCGATTTCTCGGCACTACTGGGACAAGCTCAAAGTGGGCAGAGTGGATCAGTTAATTTATCTCGTACCGATGAATTGCACATAGCTGGCACTAGCTCATTGAATAGCGGCGTGATGTATCGTAATCCAATACAAGCAGATACTGGCGATGGCAACACCGTAGATATTAATCAGGAACGTACTGCATTTATGCAGAACAGTATTGAGTATCAAACTTCACTGTCATTTCTAAACAGTAAAATTAGTGGATTGCTGAAAGCAATCAAAGGAGATTCGTAA
- the flgC gene encoding flagellar basal body rod protein FlgC codes for MNLFQIFDVSASGMNAQSVRLNTTASNLANAESVSSSAEQTYRARRPVFAAQLQDALGDGSAPQGVEVKGIVESQAPLVREYSPTHPMADKDGYIYKPNVNPIEEMADMISASRSYQTNVQIADTAKNMLSQTLNIGKG; via the coding sequence ATGAATCTATTTCAGATTTTTGATGTCTCAGCATCCGGGATGAATGCACAGTCGGTTCGCTTGAATACGACAGCCAGTAATCTTGCCAATGCGGAAAGTGTCAGCTCCAGTGCGGAACAGACTTACCGCGCCAGACGGCCAGTTTTTGCCGCTCAACTGCAAGATGCACTGGGCGATGGTTCTGCGCCACAGGGGGTTGAGGTCAAAGGGATCGTGGAAAGCCAGGCACCGCTGGTCCGCGAATATAGCCCTACACACCCTATGGCGGATAAGGATGGCTATATCTATAAGCCGAATGTGAATCCGATAGAAGAGATGGCTGACATGATCAGTGCCTCACGTTCTTATCAAACTAATGTGCAAATCGCAGATACGGCAAAGAATATGCTTAGTCAGACATTAAATATTGGTAAAGGTTAA
- a CDS encoding flagellar hook capping FlgD N-terminal domain-containing protein, whose amino-acid sequence MSIYSDIGLSTSSSTSSTSSTSSSTKTGSDSLSQADFMKLLTTQLSYQDPTKPVDNVEMVSQMAQISSLSGITSLNNTLNTMSSSMTSSQALMASSLVGQSALVNSSSSYVTSGNSLSGVVPTGTDGATDLTLSIVNSAGEVVRQYTSSGSVTGDIPFTWDGNDSNGTAVASGNYTVKANGLVKGVSQDLTPQLYGQVESVTLGNTTTPTTVALQGLGSYQLGQLLEISK is encoded by the coding sequence ATGTCGATATACAGTGATATTGGTTTAAGTACCAGTAGCAGTACGAGCAGCACATCATCTACCAGTAGTAGCACTAAGACTGGCTCAGACTCTTTGTCTCAGGCTGATTTTATGAAATTACTGACAACGCAGCTGTCTTATCAAGATCCGACTAAGCCGGTAGATAACGTTGAGATGGTTTCTCAGATGGCGCAGATCTCCTCGTTGTCAGGTATTACATCATTGAATAATACGCTGAATACAATGAGTAGTTCTATGACATCTAGCCAAGCACTGATGGCATCCAGTTTGGTTGGCCAGTCAGCACTGGTTAATTCTAGCAGTAGTTACGTAACATCAGGAAATTCGTTGTCTGGCGTTGTGCCGACCGGGACAGATGGTGCCACAGATTTAACCTTATCCATTGTTAACTCAGCCGGTGAGGTTGTTCGTCAATATACTAGTTCAGGCAGTGTTACTGGCGATATTCCATTTACCTGGGATGGTAATGACAGTAACGGAACAGCAGTTGCTTCAGGTAATTATACGGTTAAAGCAAATGGTTTAGTTAAAGGTGTGAGTCAAGATCTTACGCCACAGCTGTATGGTCAGGTGGAAAGTGTCACCTTGGGCAACACAACAACACCCACCACGGTGGCATTGCAAGGGCTGGGCTCATATCAATTGGGTCAGCTTCTTGAAATATCAAAGTAG
- the flgE gene encoding flagellar hook protein FlgE: protein MSFNISLSGLNAAQKDLDVTGNNIANASTIGFKQSRAEFADVFSNSVFANTKTQVGSGVNTSAVSQQFAQGALQSTSNSLDLAIKGDGFFVLSPSATSLERTYTRAGAMQVNDAGYVTNSNGDYLQVYQVNADGTPKAVSLDSTTALQIPTVAGQPKPTTTVTAGLNLPASASVNTFTFDPTDSTTYNASTSAVIYDSLGQSHTMTQYYVKTATTATDSTWRAYLYVDGTAADVADPVTGLKGTDLTFDTTGTLTSPIPAQITTDQMTMFTNGADQTQTVNLKFNPVTQYASSFQVTSMAQDGATVGQLTNVSIGSDGVVAATYSNGTTTKLGMVALAKFSNPQGLTQVGDTSWKESQDSGSATPGVPNTGTYGSINSSALESSNTDLSAELVDLIAAQRNYQANSRALEVNSSLQDTILQIR, encoded by the coding sequence ATGTCTTTTAATATTTCACTGAGTGGTTTGAATGCCGCACAGAAAGATCTGGATGTTACAGGTAATAATATTGCCAATGCGAGCACAATAGGTTTTAAACAATCTCGTGCGGAATTTGCTGATGTGTTTTCTAATTCGGTTTTTGCTAATACAAAAACGCAAGTTGGGAGTGGGGTAAATACCTCTGCGGTTTCTCAGCAATTTGCACAAGGGGCATTACAGTCCACAAGCAATTCGTTAGATTTAGCAATAAAGGGAGACGGTTTTTTTGTATTGTCACCATCGGCTACAAGCCTTGAGCGTACTTATACACGTGCTGGGGCTATGCAAGTTAATGATGCTGGGTATGTCACCAATTCAAATGGTGATTACTTACAGGTATATCAAGTTAACGCGGATGGTACTCCTAAAGCTGTTAGCTTAGATTCAACAACGGCCTTACAGATCCCTACAGTTGCTGGGCAACCAAAGCCAACCACTACTGTTACTGCCGGTCTTAATTTGCCTGCATCTGCGAGCGTAAACACATTTACGTTTGATCCTACTGATTCAACGACATATAACGCATCTACTTCTGCTGTAATTTATGATTCATTGGGTCAATCTCATACGATGACGCAATATTATGTCAAGACAGCCACAACGGCTACTGACAGCACATGGAGAGCGTATCTTTATGTAGATGGTACGGCAGCTGATGTTGCTGATCCTGTCACTGGATTAAAAGGAACGGATTTAACGTTTGATACCACAGGAACGCTTACCAGCCCAATACCTGCACAAATAACTACCGATCAAATGACAATGTTTACTAATGGCGCTGATCAGACTCAGACTGTAAATTTGAAATTTAATCCAGTAACTCAATACGCGTCTTCCTTCCAAGTTACTAGTATGGCGCAGGATGGTGCGACAGTTGGTCAGCTCACTAATGTTTCGATCGGTAGTGATGGTGTTGTTGCTGCAACATACAGTAACGGAACAACAACAAAATTGGGTATGGTGGCATTAGCTAAGTTTTCTAATCCCCAGGGACTGACTCAGGTAGGTGATACCTCTTGGAAAGAGTCTCAGGATTCGGGTTCAGCTACACCCGGTGTTCCAAACACTGGTACTTACGGAAGTATCAATTCATCAGCTTTGGAATCATCCAATACTGATTTGTCTGCAGAACTAGTGGACTTGATTGCAGCACAACGTAATTATCAAGCAAACTCACGTGCGCTGGAAGTGAATAGCTCCTTGCAAGATACTATTCTGCAAATTCGTTAA